The nucleotide window ATCTCGAGTGAGGCTGAGGACACGTACCGCAAAAAGATGGCCGACGAAGGTATCGAAGTTGTGAACTTCGACGAAAAGGAATTGAAAGACTTCGCCAAATATGCTCAGCAGAACGCGTGGTCGGTTCTCAACGACCCGGGCCAGGTGGAGATGATCAAAGAGCTCGCTGATGAAATGGGTTTTGACTATTCACCGCCGAGTAGTTGAGAAAGGCTGGCAACCATGAAGAAGAAACTGCAAGCAACAGCGAAGTGGCTACTTGCAGCACAGCGGTGGATTTTGTTTATCTGTTGCGCACTAGTTGTCGTCGGCTTGTTCGCTCAGGTCATTCTGCGTTATGTACTAGGCACCACAATTCTGGGACTCAATGAACTCATCCTCATCCCAACCATATGGATGTACTTCATCGGTGCCTCGTACGCCAGTGCAGAAGGTACTCACATTTCGGCTGATGTCCTGCAAGCCTACCTACGTAGCGAGCGAACTAAACAGATCGTTCAGGTGATCGTATCCGCGATCAGTTTGGCCGTGGGGCTCATTCTAAGCTGGTGGGCATGTCTATATATACAACATAGCTTGGACCGGCCCGGGACAACTCCGGTGTTCGCCCTTCCGCTCATTATCGTGCAGTCGGCAGTCATCGTGGGCTTCATTCTCATGACCATGTACACTGCCGCCAATCTATATGTGGCGATAGCCAAACTCAAGGATAGCCAGGCTCCGTCCTCGCCGAAACACACCGGAACTGCACTCGATCACGAGTCGGAAGGGTGATCATCAATGTTGCTCATTGGGCTTATTCTTCTCATCGTTCTTCTGGCTCTTGGCGTTCCAGTCGTTTGGACCTTCCTCGGCGTCGCAGTGTTCCTTGTCATCTCGCTTGGGTACGACCCCAATTTCTTACTGCCGTACGGATACAGCCAACTGAACTCAACGCTGCTATTGGCAATCCCGATGTTTATCATTGCTGGCAAGCTCATCGAACGGGGCGGCGTCGGTGATGTCATCGTTAAGTGGGCGGAGGTGCTCCTTGGCCGGATCAAGGGTGGACTTGGAATAGCCTCTGTTCTAGCTAGTGCAGTATTCGGATCAATCTCCGGAAGCGCACTCGCCGCACTGTCGACAATCGGTTCGATCATGTTCGGCAAACTGCACAAAGCCGGCTACCCGCGCGGGTTTGCCGCTGCCCTCATGGCCAATGCGTCAATTCTCGGCCTGCTCATACCTCCGAGTGGCATCATGATTCTCTACGCCTGGTTGGCTAACGTGTCCG belongs to Brevibacterium spongiae and includes:
- a CDS encoding TRAP transporter small permease, with the translated sequence MKKKLQATAKWLLAAQRWILFICCALVVVGLFAQVILRYVLGTTILGLNELILIPTIWMYFIGASYASAEGTHISADVLQAYLRSERTKQIVQVIVSAISLAVGLILSWWACLYIQHSLDRPGTTPVFALPLIIVQSAVIVGFILMTMYTAANLYVAIAKLKDSQAPSSPKHTGTALDHESEG